A single genomic interval of Spirochaetales bacterium harbors:
- a CDS encoding DUF4332 domain-containing protein → MAKLEEVEGIGVKYAKMLKKAGVRSTGDLLKKGATPDGRKKISEGSGITPKLVLEWVNHVDLFRIKGVGSEYADLLEEAGVDTIPELCQRRADNLFQKMKDINTSKKLVRKIPVEKQVNDWIAQAKKLPRMITY, encoded by the coding sequence ATGGCGAAACTTGAAGAAGTCGAGGGAATCGGCGTCAAATACGCGAAAATGTTGAAGAAAGCGGGAGTACGCTCTACGGGCGATCTGCTCAAAAAGGGAGCGACACCGGATGGACGTAAAAAAATCAGCGAAGGTTCGGGGATCACGCCGAAACTCGTTCTCGAATGGGTCAATCATGTGGATCTTTTCAGGATAAAGGGCGTTGGGTCGGAATACGCCGATCTTCTCGAAGAGGCGGGAGTCGATACGATTCCCGAGCTTTGCCAGAGAAGGGCCGACAATCTCTTTCAGAAAATGAAGGATATCAATACCTCGAAAAAACTGGTACGGAAAATACCGGTTGAAAAACAGGTCAACGACTGGATTGCCCAGGCGAAGAAGCTTCCGAGAATGATCACATATTAG